The genomic interval CTCTTCCTGCTGTTTCTTGGCTGGCGGCAACTGCGCAAGCACTTACTGCCGCCGGCGCCCGCGAAGTTGCCTCCCAGCGGCGCTCCTCCCTGGAGTCGCGAACGACCAATTTCTCCCTGGGAACAGGCGAAAAACGTCCAGGGAGCCACTCAAGGCCCCACCGTCCCTCATCAGTATACGGGACTTGTGAATCCACCAGTAATGCCGGCTACGCATACTTCCCAGGGATGGTCTGCTCCCCAGCCGGAGAATCCTTACCCCGGTTATCCTGGCTACCCTGGCCACCCTGGCTATAACTCGCCGCAGTTCTCCTCTGGCAGCAAAGTGCCTCATGTGTATCCAGAAACTCCTACGGCGACTGTGAGCCAGGCTTCCTCCAGTGGCAGCTTTTTGCCGGTAATCGATCAGGGTTCCTTGCCCGTCACCGGTGAATTTCCCTCGCTATCGCGTGCAACCGGCCCGGAAAAAGCGGTCCGTCTCAAACGCTCGACACGCCTGGTACCGATAGACAACCATCAGACCAGTGGCGCGCTGTCCGTTATCCCATCGGCCTCAAATAGGCAACAGGCCGGTCGTATCGACGATCAGGTCCTCGACCTCAACGACCCTTACCTGCAAGAAATGATCCGGCAGTACAGCGATAAAGGCAAGGCCATGAGGCAGCAACCAGGTCAGTAGGGATAGCGCCTGTTCGCGCCGGGTTGGTAGGCTGGTGGGGACAAATGCCTGCCCTGTAATCCGGCGCAATTGCCGCAAAGCGTCAGGTATGGTACCATGTTGTAGGGACAGTATCTTGTGCCTGTCCTGCAACCCTCATTGCAATCACTAAAAGGAGCATGTGTATTCCTATGCCTGGCGAGAGTCAATCACAGCATTTGCGTACCGTCTGGTGGGAAGAGGACGCGGATGGCGAAGCAGTTTGTATGATCGATCAATCGCTGCTGCCGCAGCAGGCAGTCATTCTCAGGCTGGCACATGAAGAGCAGGTTGCTGAGGCTATTAAGACATTAAAGGTGCGTGGCGCCCCCGCAATCGGTGTAGCCGCCGCCTTTGGCATTGCCCTTTCCCTCTATCGCTTGCTGCGCGAGCAAGGTGAAGACCTGGCACAATTTGAAGTGAGGGCGCACCTGCAAGGCGCCGGTGAGATGCTGCGCCGCACCCGTCCCACTGCCGTCAACCTTGCCTGGGCCATTGACCGCATGCTGCGTCGAGCAAATAGTGCGATGAATGAGAGTATTGCTCCTCGCGAACTGGCGCAGTTATTGCGCGACGAAGCTCAGGCCATCGCCGATGAAGATTTCGACGCCTGCATGAAAATGGGATATTATGGAGCGGAACTCATAGCCGATGGCGATACCCTGTTGACACACTGTAACGCCGGTTCGCTCGCGACTGCCGGGTGGGGAACTGCTCTGGCACCCATGTATGTAGCGCATCACTCCGGTAAAAAAATACACGTCTTCGTTGATGAAACGCGGCCTGTGCTGCAGGGGGCGCGCCTCACAGCCTGGGAATTGCAACAGGAGGGCATTCCCCTGACATTGATTACCGATAACATGGCCGGGCATTTCATGCGCACCGCCGGAATCAAAGCGGTCTTCGTCGGGGCTGACCGCATTGCCGCCAATGGCGATGTCGCCAACAAAATAGGCACGTACAGCGTCGCGGTGCTGGCGAAAGCTCATTCCATCCCATTCTATGTGCTGGCGCCGCGTTCGACCATCGACCTGAGCCTTGCATCCGGTGAAGAGATTCCCATCGAGCAGCGCAATCCCGAAGAAGTCACGAGTATACGGGGAACTATGATCGCGCCGCCTGGCATACACGCGGCCAATCCCGCATTTGATGTCACACCGCATACCTACGTGACGGCCATTATCACCGAAGCTGGAATTGCGCGACCGCCATATGAGGCATCGCTGCGCCAGCTCTGTTCCGGCTATCATAACATTGATAATCCTGGTAGTGACGCCACGCCAGTTTAAATAGCTTCTGATCGAGCCTGCAGGCTCGCATTTCAAAGTATCGAAAGGGAGGACGGAGGAGTGTCCATTCTAGTTGTTGGTTCGGTCGCTCTGGATACGGTCGAAACGCCATTTGCCAGGGTCGAAGAAACGCTTGGCGGAGCTGCATCCTATTTTACCACAGCAGCTTCGCTGTATAACCAGGTCAACCTGGTGGCAATAGTGGGGAGTGATTTTCCGCAAGAACACATCGATTTCTGGCATACGCGCCCGGTGAGCCTGGCAGGTCTCCAGGTGAAAGAGGGAAGAACCTTCCGCTGGACCGCGCGCTATCATATGGATATGAATACACGCGATACGCTCGACACGCAGCTAGGCGTCTATGAAGGGTTCCATCCCATTATTCCAGAAGAGTACCGCCGCAGCGAACTGCTGTTCCTGGCCAATATCCAGCCGGAATTGCAGCTGGAAGTGCTGGAGCAGGTTCTCCAACCACGCCTCACGGTGCTTGATACTATGGAACTATGGATCATGACCGCGCACCAGCAGCTTAGCGAAGTCATCAAGCGGGTGGATATCCTTTTGATGAGCGAGGAAGAAATACGGCAGTATACGCAATGTCCCAGCATTGTTACAGGCGTGCGGCAACTCCTGAAAATGGGTCTGAAGTACGTGGTGGTGAAGCAGGGTAGTTATGGAGCACGGCTTTTTGGCGCTGATGGCACCTTTTTCAGCGCCCCTACCTATCCCCTGGAAGAGGTCATCGACCCGACCGGCGCGGGCGATGCATTTGCCGGTGGCTTCCTTGGCTATCTTTCGCTTGTAGAGCCACAGCCTGATGGTAGTTATGCCGTCGCCGATTTAAAACGCGCCGTCGTCCACGGCAACATCATCGGCTCCTACGTCTGTGAAGATTTCAGCATGCAACGCTTGCGCGCCCTGGCTATGGATGACATTGCCGAACGCTACCGCGCGCTTGTCATGTGCTCGCACTTCGACCCCAATTGGAAGCCGTAGGACCCTGATGATTCTTCAGAAGTTCGACGGAGATTCTTCGCTTCGCTCAGAATGACATGCCAGGGCATGTCATTCTGAGCGAAGCGAAGAATCCCCCGCTCTCATATGTAAATGAGGCGGCACCCGCTAAAAAAGTGATACTATATCAAACAGTAAAAATGGAATACAGAAAAAACCTTCTGTGTATCAGGAAAGGAAAACATACTCCATGACAACTTCAATGAGAGGTGATGTCAAAGACATCTCACTTGCGCCACGCGGCAAAGATCGGATTGAATGGGCTGCCAAGGAAATGCCCGTTCTCCGCCTTATTCGCGAGCGATTTGCGAAGGACCAGCCCCTGAAAGGCGTGCGCATGTCGGGTTGCCTGCATATCACCACCGAGACGGCTAACCTCGCCATCACCTTGAAAGCTGGCGGAGCCGACCTCAACCTGTGCGCATCCAATCCGCTCTCTACGCAGGACGATGTGGCTGCCGCGCTGATCAGCGAATACGGCATCCCTACATTTGCAATCAAGGGCGAGGATGAACAGACCTACTATCGCCACATCAACTCCGTGCTTGATCACAAACCTAATATGACGATGGACGATGGCTGCGACCTCGTTTCAACGCTGCACACCACGCGCACCGAACTCATCCCGGCCATCATCGGTGGTATGGAAGAAACAACCACGGGCGTCATTCGCCTGCGCAGTATGGAAAGAGATGGCGTGCTGCGCTTCCCCGTCCTGGCGGTCAACGAATCGGATACCAAGCATTTATTTGATAATCGCTATGGGACCGGTCAGAGTTCGATTGATGCCATAGTTCGCTCTACCAATATCCTGCTCGCCGGTCGTACCATCGTCGTCTTCGGTTATGGCTGGTGCGGTCGCGGCGTTGCCTCGCGCGCGCATGGCATGGGAGGGAACGTTATCG from Ktedonobacteraceae bacterium carries:
- the mtnA gene encoding S-methyl-5-thioribose-1-phosphate isomerase; the protein is MPGESQSQHLRTVWWEEDADGEAVCMIDQSLLPQQAVILRLAHEEQVAEAIKTLKVRGAPAIGVAAAFGIALSLYRLLREQGEDLAQFEVRAHLQGAGEMLRRTRPTAVNLAWAIDRMLRRANSAMNESIAPRELAQLLRDEAQAIADEDFDACMKMGYYGAELIADGDTLLTHCNAGSLATAGWGTALAPMYVAHHSGKKIHVFVDETRPVLQGARLTAWELQQEGIPLTLITDNMAGHFMRTAGIKAVFVGADRIAANGDVANKIGTYSVAVLAKAHSIPFYVLAPRSTIDLSLASGEEIPIEQRNPEEVTSIRGTMIAPPGIHAANPAFDVTPHTYVTAIITEAGIARPPYEASLRQLCSGYHNIDNPGSDATPV
- a CDS encoding PfkB family carbohydrate kinase, with the translated sequence MSILVVGSVALDTVETPFARVEETLGGAASYFTTAASLYNQVNLVAIVGSDFPQEHIDFWHTRPVSLAGLQVKEGRTFRWTARYHMDMNTRDTLDTQLGVYEGFHPIIPEEYRRSELLFLANIQPELQLEVLEQVLQPRLTVLDTMELWIMTAHQQLSEVIKRVDILLMSEEEIRQYTQCPSIVTGVRQLLKMGLKYVVVKQGSYGARLFGADGTFFSAPTYPLEEVIDPTGAGDAFAGGFLGYLSLVEPQPDGSYAVADLKRAVVHGNIIGSYVCEDFSMQRLRALAMDDIAERYRALVMCSHFDPNWKP
- the ahcY gene encoding adenosylhomocysteinase — encoded protein: MTTSMRGDVKDISLAPRGKDRIEWAAKEMPVLRLIRERFAKDQPLKGVRMSGCLHITTETANLAITLKAGGADLNLCASNPLSTQDDVAAALISEYGIPTFAIKGEDEQTYYRHINSVLDHKPNMTMDDGCDLVSTLHTTRTELIPAIIGGMEETTTGVIRLRSMERDGVLRFPVLAVNESDTKHLFDNRYGTGQSSIDAIVRSTNILLAGRTIVVFGYGWCGRGVASRAHGMGGNVIVTEVNPIRALEAVMDGYRVMPGVEAAEVGDIFITVTGDVNVIDRPHLERMKNGAIIANSGHFNDEINIPALESLSVKKRRVRDFVDEYTYADGRQVHLLAEGRLVNLSAAEGHPASVMDMSFANQALGAEYMLLHAKEMQSRVYTLPATIDEEIASLKLKAMGVRIDTLTPEQDAYLNSWESGT